From one Rhodothermales bacterium genomic stretch:
- a CDS encoding right-handed parallel beta-helix repeat-containing protein — MLCALLAFPAAALAQQCYIEQAYQCGPGSLCAEDGTCKPIATVIPGTIYWVDQATGNDTNDGSQLRPWKTITRAAQGNELTPGDGVLVRAGTYYEEIVPKRGGTPGLPITYAANPGEDVIVSGAEPLPGVWTKSGNVWSMKWPYDSWLVGDLNKLVYNRNGVMKYDAARHAEMVIAAGEVLKPYYNNIDTWQPAYTPTSLPEGTFFVKGTGSLTSIGKPETVYVRLPGDANPNQVRMETSRKGHLFNPSGNVECSAKVPGSGLPPHSHLRLAGFTFRHLANILKQGAVCTGNEGTLIDNIVIEWTNGTGILLFGSHQRVRGVRAYYNGIDGFKGGVNESQGCDDCTVAHSVAKYNNWKGYDPYHESGGGKWTYTTNSLFTQLDFSENEGPGLWLDTDNTNNIIERSRFHSNMGVNLFIEVNSDGNLVRNNVSTMARTAQPAPGDTWYVKWNGIVGNRFIGHGMVVDVSEGNMVVHNTFMGNLASGLRIGSDERGDATNTGFYNNLFLDNVRGQASAELAYEKYVDVTPALTNHGGGNAYWPHNSTAFSTFHFQPKGGASIPGFETNALPAWRTWSKTDLSSTMVDKSAPHVTDLNDPFAGWMLADGSQFSGKAAALPAGVPKVTNDFFGNPRPLSGAALGAHEGATPFIDVAYRAGHNLVGLPLDVADADVDAVFPDATGGTLLTFNGVSFVPPIPATLVPGAGYWLRFPANGTQRVAGIPAASRTWSLHTGWNIVSGPTCAVTLAQVNDPAGIIDPDLFFGYENTFVVPENQLLEPGKGYWVFAKKTGSVTLTCGSASKASPAVAARAPEGPRVVVQTGAGLAQTLSWRPDAASSAAMPPAPAGTGLDVRFMDGRLASARIDGATLLLQAGAPASATFLDLDGGAYALDVFDSAGARIATLPIVSGAATPIPGAGARRLVVRAADAGATPVSFALEQNYPNPFRDRTAIRYALPEAGPVTLRVVDVLGREVLRVIDADQPAGWHSATLDATQLPSGVYLYEMEAGAYRAVRQFLVVR, encoded by the coding sequence ATGTTGTGCGCTCTGCTCGCTTTCCCCGCCGCCGCCCTGGCGCAACAGTGTTATATCGAGCAAGCCTATCAGTGCGGTCCAGGCTCGCTCTGCGCTGAAGACGGCACCTGCAAACCCATCGCCACCGTCATCCCCGGGACGATTTACTGGGTCGACCAGGCTACCGGCAACGACACAAACGACGGTTCGCAACTGCGCCCCTGGAAGACGATCACGCGCGCGGCCCAGGGCAATGAATTGACGCCGGGCGACGGCGTGCTCGTGCGGGCGGGCACCTATTACGAAGAGATCGTCCCCAAACGCGGCGGCACGCCCGGTCTGCCCATCACCTATGCGGCCAACCCGGGCGAGGACGTCATCGTTTCCGGCGCCGAGCCCCTGCCGGGCGTATGGACGAAGAGCGGCAACGTCTGGTCGATGAAATGGCCCTACGACAGTTGGCTCGTGGGCGACCTGAACAAGCTCGTCTACAACCGCAACGGGGTCATGAAATACGACGCCGCCCGGCATGCCGAAATGGTCATCGCCGCCGGCGAGGTGCTCAAACCCTACTACAACAACATCGATACGTGGCAGCCGGCCTATACCCCCACGAGCCTGCCCGAAGGGACGTTTTTCGTCAAGGGCACCGGCTCGCTGACGTCGATCGGCAAGCCCGAGACCGTCTACGTGCGTTTGCCCGGCGACGCCAACCCGAACCAGGTCCGGATGGAAACGAGCCGGAAAGGGCATCTCTTCAACCCTTCGGGCAACGTCGAATGCTCCGCGAAGGTGCCGGGCAGCGGCCTGCCGCCGCACAGCCACCTGCGCCTCGCCGGCTTCACCTTCCGTCATCTCGCCAATATCCTCAAACAGGGCGCGGTGTGCACGGGAAATGAAGGCACCCTGATCGACAACATCGTCATCGAGTGGACGAACGGCACGGGAATCCTGTTGTTCGGGAGCCACCAGCGCGTACGCGGCGTCCGGGCCTACTACAACGGGATCGACGGCTTCAAAGGCGGCGTCAACGAATCCCAGGGCTGCGACGACTGCACCGTGGCGCACAGCGTGGCCAAATACAACAACTGGAAGGGATACGACCCCTACCACGAGTCGGGCGGGGGCAAGTGGACGTATACCACGAACAGCCTGTTCACCCAGCTCGATTTCTCCGAGAACGAGGGCCCCGGCCTCTGGCTGGACACCGACAACACGAACAACATCATCGAGCGCAGCCGCTTCCACTCGAACATGGGCGTCAACCTCTTCATCGAGGTGAACAGCGACGGCAACCTGGTGCGCAACAACGTCAGCACCATGGCGCGGACGGCGCAGCCGGCGCCCGGCGACACGTGGTATGTGAAGTGGAACGGGATCGTGGGCAACCGATTCATCGGCCACGGGATGGTGGTGGACGTGAGCGAGGGCAACATGGTGGTGCACAACACCTTCATGGGCAACCTCGCCAGCGGTCTGCGCATCGGCTCCGACGAGCGGGGCGACGCCACGAACACCGGGTTTTACAACAACCTGTTCCTCGACAACGTGCGCGGACAGGCCAGCGCCGAGCTGGCGTATGAAAAATACGTCGACGTGACGCCGGCGCTGACCAACCACGGCGGCGGCAACGCGTACTGGCCGCATAATTCCACCGCGTTCTCCACGTTCCACTTCCAGCCCAAGGGCGGCGCGTCCATCCCGGGCTTCGAGACCAACGCGCTGCCGGCGTGGCGGACGTGGTCGAAGACCGATCTCTCCTCCACGATGGTGGACAAGTCGGCGCCGCACGTTACCGACCTGAACGACCCGTTCGCCGGCTGGATGCTGGCCGACGGCTCCCAGTTTTCCGGCAAGGCCGCGGCGCTCCCGGCCGGCGTGCCGAAGGTTACAAACGACTTCTTTGGCAACCCGCGTCCGCTTTCGGGCGCCGCGCTCGGCGCGCACGAGGGCGCCACGCCCTTTATCGACGTCGCCTACCGCGCCGGCCACAACCTCGTCGGCCTGCCGCTCGACGTGGCCGACGCGGATGTCGACGCCGTATTTCCCGATGCGACGGGCGGCACGCTCCTGACCTTCAACGGCGTGTCGTTCGTCCCGCCGATCCCGGCCACGCTGGTGCCCGGCGCCGGCTACTGGCTACGGTTCCCCGCCAACGGAACGCAGCGCGTCGCCGGCATCCCCGCCGCGTCGCGGACCTGGTCCCTGCACACCGGCTGGAACATCGTGTCCGGACCGACCTGCGCGGTGACGCTGGCGCAGGTGAACGACCCGGCCGGCATCATCGACCCCGATCTGTTCTTCGGCTACGAGAACACCTTCGTCGTGCCCGAGAACCAGCTGCTCGAGCCCGGGAAGGGCTACTGGGTTTTCGCGAAGAAGACCGGCAGCGTGACGCTGACCTGCGGCAGCGCGTCGAAGGCGTCGCCGGCGGTGGCCGCGCGCGCGCCGGAAGGGCCCCGGGTGGTCGTCCAGACCGGCGCCGGCCTCGCGCAGACGCTGTCCTGGCGCCCGGATGCCGCCTCGTCGGCCGCCATGCCGCCGGCCCCCGCGGGCACGGGGCTGGACGTCCGCTTCATGGATGGACGCCTGGCGTCGGCCCGGATCGACGGAGCGACGCTGCTGCTCCAGGCCGGCGCGCCGGCTTCGGCGACGTTTTTGGATCTGGATGGAGGCGCCTACGCACTCGACGTGTTCGACTCCGCCGGCGCGCGCATCGCGACGCTCCCGATCGTATCCGGCGCGGCGACGCCGATCCCCGGCGCGGGGGCGCGCCGCCTCGTCGTGCGCGCCGCGGACGCGGGCGCGACGCCGGTCTCCTTCGCGCTGGAGCAGAACTACCCGAACCCGTTCCGCGACCGGACGGCCATCCGCTACGCCCTGCCCGAGGCCGGCCCGGTGACGCTGCGCGTCGTCGACGTGCTCGGGCGCGAGGTGCTCCGCGTGATCGATGCCGATCAGCCCGCCGGCTGGCATAGCGCCACGCTCGACGCAACGCAGCTCCCGAGCGGGGTCTATCTGTACGAGATGGAAGCCGGCGCCTATCGCGCCGTGCGCCAGTTCCTCGTCGTCCGCTGA
- a CDS encoding Ada metal-binding domain-containing protein, translating to MIHHAHLTDTDVRRLLRSGDIAWAGNRRLRIYGTLRCWSGKRMKRANRVFFRSEADAIAAGFRPCGHCMRGATSARKPV from the coding sequence GTGATCCATCACGCCCACCTCACCGACACCGACGTGCGCCGGTTGCTGCGCTCGGGCGACATCGCCTGGGCGGGCAACCGGCGTTTGCGCATCTACGGGACGCTGCGCTGCTGGAGCGGCAAGCGCATGAAACGCGCGAATCGGGTCTTCTTCCGTTCGGAAGCCGACGCCATCGCCGCCGGCTTCCGTCCGTGCGGCCACTGCATGCGGGGCGCGACCTCCGCGCGAAAACCAGTCTGA